The window TGGGTCACCTCTTCTTCTCTGGCGAAAAGCCGGATATTCCGGCCGCAGTAGAAATGTACCATCAGGTGCAGCCTTCTTCTCCGGTGTACGACGAAGCAGTGCTCGGTATTGCATGGTCCTTCCTGAAGGTGAACAAGCCGGACGAAGCAATGAAGCCCGCTCAGCTGATCATCAACAAGTATCCGGATTCCTTCCTGGTTTCTGAAGCTTACCTCGTGATCGGTTACTGCCACTTCATGAAGAAGAATTACAAGAATGCTGTTGAAGCCCTTGAACAGGCTGAAAAGCGTACCGAACAGCCGGTTGTATCTGTGGCTGCTCGTGACTCCGCTCGCCAGGCATTCGATGCAATGCAGGACGAATTTGATTCTGTCCAGGTTAAGGCTCTTGACCTCGCTCGTCAGCTCCCCACTCCTCGTGTGCAGAGCAAGCGCGATGCTTTGAAGCCTTCCTTCGATAAGGCTAACGCAGCTATTGAAGATTATGCAGCCTTCAGCCAGAAGGCCATCCAGAGTGACCGCTTCGAATCCAACCGTAAGCGTATCTTGGATGACGCAGGCTTTACCTTGGCAACTGCAAAGACCAAGATGGGCCAGGGCGCTGGTGTTTCTCAGGAAGCTCAGCAGCAACTCGACGAACTGGAGGACCTGGAGTAATCCGGGTTCGTCCCTTTTTTATGATTTCATAGGTGGATAGAGTACATGAAAAACCTTTTACTCGTTTCGGCAATTGTGGCCTCTTTGGTAGGCACCTCTTTTGCCGCAGACCCATGTAAGGAAAAGACTGCAGAAGCAAAGAAAATGATGGCTAAGTGTAAGGCCATCGGTAAGGGCAATGCTGGTTATGAATCCTGCGCTAGCTCTTATAAGGTTGCAAAGAACCAGGCCGAACAGGCTTGCCGTTCTGGTGGCCTTGATGAAAAGGGTATGACTGATGCCATTGCCCAGTGGGAAAAGCAGGTGAACAACTGTAAGGGTAAGCAGAATGCACGTTGTGCTTCCGCTCTCCAGCAGCTCGGTCACTATCAGTTCCAGCTGGAAGAAAAGCAGTTCCTCGACAGAACCGCTCAGTACGAAGAAGATGTTGCATGGTGCGCTGACCGCGATAACAAGCCGGCTAAGTGCGCTAACATCGATGATCTTCCCAAGGCAGATCACCAGAAGTCTCTGGGTTACTTCCTGGAATACATCGATAAGTATCCTAAGGAAAGCAAGACTCCGACCGTTATGTACCAGGCTGCAGCAGTTCTGGAAGCTAGCGGCGAAGACGACAAGGCATTCAAGCTCCGCGATCGCCTTGTAAAGACCTTCCCGGATAACGGCCTTGTTCCCAAGGCATGGCTCCGTATTGCTGAATACCACTTCATGAACCGTAAGTTTAAGGATGCTATCAACGCCTATAAGAAGGTGACTGGCTTCGATAACTTGACTGGTAAGGAAGCAGCATTGGCCATGTACCACTTGGCTGAATCCTACTATGAAACTGCAGAATTCGAAACTGCAGCAATCCAGTACTACAACTACATCATTGGCGCCGACAAGGGTAAATACCCTGCAGACTTGCGCGGTGAAGCAATGGACTTCATGGCCGCCGCATTCTCTGACTTGGAAGGTGGTGGTGTCCAGGAAGCTGAAGCTTTCTTGAAGGACAAGAAGGTTAACTTCAAGGACTCCGTCTACTACCGTATCGGTATGAAGAACAAGGACCATGACCGTAACGAAGAAGCTGTCCAGTCCTTCAAGCGTTTGATGAGTATCAACCCGGACTACATCGATGCTCCGCTGGCTGATATTGCCATGATTGAAATTCTCATTGTCCAGCAGAAGTTCGAAGAAGCTCAGCAGCATCGTTACTCTGTTGTGAAGCGTTACGACCGTAACTCTTCCTGGTACAAGAAGAACCAGAAGTATCCTGAATCTGTGAAGAATGCTGAAACTGCAATTCGCGGCGCTATGCTCGACATTCCGCAGTATCATCATTCTCGCGCTGCCAAGCTCACCAAGGAAGGTGACTTGGAAGCCGGTAAGAAGCAGTATGCAGAAGCTATTAAGGCTTACGAAGCATTCCTGAAGCGCTATGCAAAGGAACCGACTTGGGACGAATACAAGGTTCACATCAACCTCGCTCTCGTTTACCAGGAAATGGGTCAGTTTGCTAACGCTGCCAAGATGTTCAACTGGATCGTCGACACCGATACTACCCGTTACGGTCGTCGTCCCATGGGCTCCGAAGCTCTCCTGAAGAAGGAAGAAGCTGGTTATAACGCAGTGCTCATGATGGACCAGGCTCGCGAAGCTGCTAAGAAGAATAAGGCTGGTGACGATGCTGTTAAGGCATACGCACTTCCGGAAACCAAGGCTTACTTTGAACAGGTTAAGCGCTACATGGCTAAGTTCGGTCAGAACAAGGAAGCTGCAGAACTTGCTTACAACGCTGCAATCGTTCATTACGATGCAAAGCAGTTCAAGACTGCAGTTACCGAACTTCGCAAGCTGAAGCAGGATCATCCTAAGCATCAGTACATCTTGCTTATTAGCCGTATGCTTGCTCAGTCCCTGTTGGAATCTAGCCAGCTGGATGAAGCTCTTACCGAATTCGAATGGCTCTTTGCCCAGTACAGCGACAAGAAGAAGCCGACCTACAATGATTCCATGGCTAAGGAAATCGAAAAGGCTATCGCTTACGTTCTGTTCCAGCAGGCAGAAGTCTCTGTCAAGTCCAAGCAGTACGAAAAGGGTGCAGGCGCCTACCTCGCTCTCGTGAAGCGTTACCCGAAGATCGACATTGCTGACAAGGCTGTGTTCGAAGCTGCTGCAGCTTACGAATCTGCTGAAAAGTATACCATGGCCGCTCAGACCTTCATGATGTTGCCGAAGCAGTATGCTGCATCTCCGCTCACCATCAAGGGTATCGTTCGTGCCGCAGGTGCATACAAGAAGGAAAGCGCTGCAGTTCCGGCTAACAGCAAGAACGCTGCAAAGGAAAAGGAACGTCTCCTCCGCGAAGCTGCTAATACCTACTTGTTCATCACCAACAACTTCCCGAAGGATTCCATGGCATTCCTCGCCATCGCATCCGCTGCACAGACTTACGATTCCATCCCGGATAAGAAGACTGCTGCAATGACCTACGAAATTGCCTACAAGCGCTACCACGAAGATGAACGTACTCCGGGTTATCTCTATAGCGCATGCTTGAGCTACGATGAAGCTAAGATGGCTGACGAAGCTATCCGCTGCTCTAAGGACCTGGTCCGTGACTACCCGAAGAGCTCCTATGCCCTGGATGCTGCATTCTCCATCCCGATGGCTTACGCCAACGTGAAGAAGTGGGATCTGGCTGCTAAGGAATACCACACCTTCATCAAGATGTATACCGAAGATAAGGAAAAGCTGATTGCTGCCTATATCGGTGCTGCTCGCGCCTACATGGAACTTAAGGAAGAAGATAAGGCTATTGCCGACTATGACGCTACCCTTAAGAACTATGATAAGTACGGTCTGCAGATCAAGAACGCTGACCCGGCAGTTCCTGCTGAAGCAGCATTCTATCTCGGTGAACACGAATATAACAAGATGACTCCGATGGTCATCAAGGGCAAGGATAAGGAAAAGGCTAAGGTCATCAAGTCCCTGGTGGATATCCTCCAGAAGGCTATGGGTCAGTACTCCAAGTCTGCAACCTACGCATCTGAAAAGTGGACCTTCCGTGCCACCAACAAGATGGGTAAGCTCTTCGTGACTATGGCCGAAAAGATCCGCGAACAGGAACTGAACGGCAAGAAGGAAGACGAACGCTTCGCAGAACGTATCGGTATTGTTCAGCAGCTTCCCAGCTACTATGAACAGGCTCAGCCAATCTTCAAGAAGAACATCGACCTTGCTCGTGACCAGGGTTTCTATAACAAGGACGTGGTGGAAGCAGAAGAAGGCTACATCGAAATGTACTACCAGAGCGCTGCTGTGTACATGGAAGTTGCCGATGCATTTGCAAACTCTCCGCTGCCTGACTCTGCTGCCATCGTGAAGGAATACGTTGAATACGAAGGCATGGTCAAGGACGACGCTATGGAAGCTGTCCATGAAGACTTGGAAGCTTACCGTGAAGAATTGTCTTCTCGTTCTGAAGCTGCAAAGCAGGCTGCAATCCCCGTTTGCCAGACCGGTATCAAGGCTTCTGCCTACTACGGTATTGACAATCAGTGGACTGCTAAGCTGTTCGAACTTCTCAAGTCTATTGATGAAGCTAACGAAGTGCTGAACACCAAGATCGAAAAGTTCGACCCGTCCACCTTGTTCTCTGATCCGTCTTACTTCAAGACCAAGGCTCGTATTGAACAGATTTCTAAGTCCGAGGTGATGACTCCGGAAGAACAGATCGCTACCTATCGTGACATCATCAAGGAAGGCAAGGCCGAAAACGAAAAGTTGAAGGCAAAGCTTGCTGAACTGAAGAAGATGCTTGCTCCGGCTCCTGCACCTGCTGCAGCAACTGGCGCTGGCGAATTCTAGCGGTAAAAACAATTTTACGGGGGACCTTGTTCATAGGGCTCCCCCGTTCTTTTTGAAAAAAATTGGGTATTTCCGTATCGTAAATTAAGTTTTACCACCTAAATCTTCCCAATTTGCTCAAAAAAATTTAATATGAACTTCAATATTTCAAAAAAACAAAAACCACTCATTTAAAGGAGTACTCTAATGTCTAAAATGCTTCAATCTTTCAGCCCCGAATCCGATGGTTGGCAGTTCATGTGGATCATCTCGGTCGTCTTCCTGATCGGCCTTGGTTTCTCCATCGAACGTTTTGTCTACATCATGGTTAAGAGCGGTTCTGGCCGTGCTAAGTTCCTGGCTGACTTTGGTAAGCTCATCTCTTCTCAGCAGTATGATCAGGCTCTGAGCCTCGCTAACAAGACCAAGCTCCCGGTTGCTCGCGTCATGGCTGCAATCGTTGCTGCTCGTAACGGTGGCCGCGAAACCATGACTGCTGCTTGCGATGCAGTTTTCCTTACTGAAGCTCCCCGTCTGACTCGTTACATCTCCATCATCCAGGTTATGGCTTCCATCTCTACCTTGCTCGGTCTGATGGGTACTATTTACGGTCTGATCTTCACCTTCGACGCTGTTGCTAACAAGCCTGCTTCTGAACGTGCAAAGGCTCTTTCTGACGGTATCGCTATCGCTATGGGTACCACCCTCCTCGGCCTTCTCTCTGCAGTGCCCCTGCTGGTTATCGTTGGCCTCCTCAACATGAACTCCGAACGCCTGATCCAGGAAATGGAAGAAAAGGGCCTCAAGATCATCAACTCCTTGGCATAATTGTTTAGGTAATTACAATTAACTGGAGTTAATAAATATGGCAAGACAACTTAAGAAACCAGCAAAGCCTGAAGAACCGGACCTGTTGCCGGCAATGGGCTTGTTCACAATCTTGATTCCTATGCTCTTGTCCATGGCTGCTTTCTCTAAGCTCGCTATTGTGGAAGTTAACCTGCCCGAACGCAGCGTTATGTCCAACAGCGACGATCAGCCGCCTCCCGATGAGCAGGCTCTGAACTTGTCTTTGGCAATTACTGGCGATTACCTTGTTATTGGTGCTCGCGGTGGTTTCCAGCCGAACGTCTATTTCAAGGAAATGTGGACGTTCCGTTGCAAGTCCGATGCCAAGCTGATCACTCATTCTCCGGATGATGTGAAGGCTGCAGTAGAAAGTGGACATGGTCCCAAGTGCCAGGATGGCAGCGAAATGGATAAGGAAAAGTACCTTTACGAAATCGAAGCTATCCAGCTCTGGGCTATCCAGAAGGAATCTGAAGAAGATCCCGGTAAGATTATCTGGGCTGTTTACTCCAACGGTGGTACCGCTGAAGAAGCAGTCGCTGACAGTGCATACGTAGACGGCAACAACAACTTCCTCATGGCAGTTGGTGAAGGTCCTGGTGGCGCTCAGAAGCCCGCTGGCCTCGTGAAGCCCAGTGCAGGTCAGGCAATCGCAACTCTCGCAGAAAACTCTGTCCGTACTCTGAAACCGGACGTAGCTGCTAAGAATATGATTGCTCCTCTGTCTGCTTATGACCTGATCGCTAAGGATCTCATTGCAATCCATACTACGTTCATCGACCTTGATGATGCTGACAACATTATTATCGTTGCTAACGATGATACTCAGTTCGACAAGATCATTCAACTTATGGACCGTGCTAAAGAAGCCGGTTTTGGCAAGATCAACCTTGCTAAGCTGGGAGGTTAATCATGGCAAGAAGAAGTCGTAAATACGGTGAAGACGTCCCGTTCTCGATTACGTCCATGATGGACATGATGACCATTATTCTGGTGTTCATGATTAAGAACATGGACGCAGAAGGTCAGCTCTTAACTCAGGCCGAAAACTTGATCCTTCCGGTTTCTGTCTCTAAGAAGCAGCCTGCAGAAGTTTCTCTGGTTGTTATTATCGATAGAGAATATGTTGTGGTCGATAACAAGAAAGTTGTCCCGACTGATGACGTGTTCAAGCAGGAAGATCTTTGCGTGGCCCCCGTTCTCGCTGAATTGCACGAACGTCGTAAGGCTGAACGTGACGCAGCCCTCGCCGCAAACCAGCCCGGTGATGCAGCAGGTAGCGTTGTTGTCCAGATCGACAAGAACATTCCTTACGATGTGATGTACAAGGTGATGGCTACCTGCGGTATTGCAGGCGTCCCCACTTGCGATTACACTGGCCCGGATACTCGCCTGAATGGTTACACAAACGTTTCCTTCGCCGTGATGGAAAAGAACGGTGGGGAGGACTAAACTATGGCTAAGAAAGTATCTCCCGCAGTTGATCCTTTAGTAGCGTCTTTGATGCCGGAAT of the Fibrobacter sp. UWR4 genome contains:
- a CDS encoding biopolymer transporter ExbD, producing MARRSRKYGEDVPFSITSMMDMMTIILVFMIKNMDAEGQLLTQAENLILPVSVSKKQPAEVSLVVIIDREYVVVDNKKVVPTDDVFKQEDLCVAPVLAELHERRKAERDAALAANQPGDAAGSVVVQIDKNIPYDVMYKVMATCGIAGVPTCDYTGPDTRLNGYTNVSFAVMEKNGGED
- a CDS encoding MotA/TolQ/ExbB proton channel family protein, with the protein product MSKMLQSFSPESDGWQFMWIISVVFLIGLGFSIERFVYIMVKSGSGRAKFLADFGKLISSQQYDQALSLANKTKLPVARVMAAIVAARNGGRETMTAACDAVFLTEAPRLTRYISIIQVMASISTLLGLMGTIYGLIFTFDAVANKPASERAKALSDGIAIAMGTTLLGLLSAVPLLVIVGLLNMNSERLIQEMEEKGLKIINSLA
- a CDS encoding biopolymer transporter ExbD, giving the protein MARQLKKPAKPEEPDLLPAMGLFTILIPMLLSMAAFSKLAIVEVNLPERSVMSNSDDQPPPDEQALNLSLAITGDYLVIGARGGFQPNVYFKEMWTFRCKSDAKLITHSPDDVKAAVESGHGPKCQDGSEMDKEKYLYEIEAIQLWAIQKESEEDPGKIIWAVYSNGGTAEEAVADSAYVDGNNNFLMAVGEGPGGAQKPAGLVKPSAGQAIATLAENSVRTLKPDVAAKNMIAPLSAYDLIAKDLIAIHTTFIDLDDADNIIIVANDDTQFDKIIQLMDRAKEAGFGKINLAKLGG